The Xenopus tropicalis strain Nigerian chromosome 7, UCB_Xtro_10.0, whole genome shotgun sequence genome includes a region encoding these proteins:
- the LOC101735189 gene encoding fibrous sheath CABYR-binding protein — protein MHLALCLQTIRKHLVDVIMKIWDKEQELQAVAGTIEEEEEVAPAAMGQEETSIGHQEKKSEEHLEEEDPSEKHEEKEASVEEFKEEQAIAEEPQEEQAPAEEPQEEHAPAEKPKEEQAPAEEPQEEQAPAEEPQEEQAPAEEPQEEQAPVEEPREEQVPAEEPREEQAPAEELKEEQAPAEEHKEEHQAPAVENEEDQVPAEDHEEEIPAEEDKEQQVPAEEGKEEQALAEEHKEQEGPPAEHQEGDASTEHQEEDAPSLEYQEEEVYAAEEHEEAALSAEMERPALRRRVKRAIMKRLQRIWHSTRRTFCCHHHHPAP, from the exons ATGCACCTTGCTCTGTGCCTGCAGACTATACGGAAACACCTTGTCGACGTTATCATGAAGATCTGGGACAAGGAACAGGAGTTACAAGCAGTTGCTGG AACcattgaagaagaagaagaggtagCTCCTGCTGCAATGGGACAGGAAGAGACTTCTATAGGGCATCAAGAAAAGAAGTCAGAAGAACATCTAGAAGAAGAGGATCCTTCTGAGAAGCATGAAGAAAAGGAGGCTTCTGTGGAGGAGTTCAAAGAAGAACAGGCTATTGCTGAGGAGCCCCAAGAAGAACAGGCTCCTGCTGAGGAGCCCCAAGAAGAACATGCTCCCGCAGAGAAGCCCAAAGAAGAACAGGCTCCTGCTGAGGAGCCACAAGAAGAACAGGCTCCTGCTGAGGAGCCACAAGAAGAACAGGCTCCTGCTGAGGAGCCACAAGAAGAACAGGCTCCTGTTGAGGAGCCCAGAGAAGAACAGGTTCCTGCTGAGGAGCCTAGAGAAGAACAGGCTCCTGCTGAGGAGCTCAAAGAAGAACAGGCTCCTGCAGAGGAGCACAAAGAAGAACACCAGGCTCCTGCTGTGGAGAATGAAGAAGATCAGGTTCCTGCTGAGGATCATGAAGAGGAGATTCCAGCAGAAGAGGACAAAGAACAACAGGTTCCTGCTGAAGAGGGTAAAGAAGAGCAGGCTCTTGCTGAGGAGCATAAAGAGCAGGAGGGTCCTCCTGCAGAACATCAAGAAGGGGATGCTTCTACTGAGCACCAAGAAGAGGATGCTCCTTCTTTAGAATATCAGGAAGAAGAAGTGTATGCAGCAGAAGAACACGAAGAAGCAGCTCTTTCTGCAGAGATGGAAAGACCAGCCCTAAGAAGAAGGGTGAAGAGGgcaattatgaaaaggctgcagagaATTTGG cATTCGACCAGAAGAACCTTTTGCTGCCACCATCATCATCCTGCTCCTTGA